A window of the Phaseolus vulgaris cultivar G19833 chromosome 5, P. vulgaris v2.0, whole genome shotgun sequence genome harbors these coding sequences:
- the LOC137834218 gene encoding uncharacterized protein, with the protein MDEFFRISQYSSAKEMWEVLEVNHEGTEDVKRSRKHSLIKEYEWFRMKPEESIVDVQKRFTHIVNHLTGLGKEFDREELNIKVLKCLDRSWQPKVTAISESRDLSKLSTAALFGKLMEHELELKRLKE; encoded by the coding sequence atggatgagttcttcaggatatcccaatacagttcagctaaggagatgtgggaggtcTTGGAAGTCAATCAcgagggtactgaagatgtgaagaggtcaagaaaacattCTCTCATCAAAGAATATGAATGGTTTAGAATgaaacccgaggagagcattgttgatgtgcagaaaaggttcactcatattgtgaatcatctcactggtttgggaaaggaatttgacagagaggaactcaacataaaagtactgaagtgcctcgacagaagttGGCAACCcaaggtgactgccatatcagaaagccgtgatctgtcaaagttgtcaactgctgcactctttgggaaattaatggagcatgagctggAGCTCAAGAGACTTAAAGAGTAG